A single genomic interval of Oceanithermus profundus DSM 14977 harbors:
- a CDS encoding TAXI family TRAP transporter solute-binding subunit, with product MKLTRGLVVLALLLAVGLAFGQVKRISLATGGTGGVYYPLGGGIAQIWTDYVQGVEASAEVTGASVENVRLVAGGEAQAALGTSGVVVQAYKGEGKFKGKPQPILAIGAMYPNAWQFVTVAETGIKKIADIKGKRVSTGAPGSGTAVMTRAILETLGFKPGKDFKEFRLSFAEQVSALKDGTIDVGSWSVGLGPGSLVDLATTRQMVLICMTPEEQAKVSAENPYYKPFTIPAGTYKGVDYDCLTVGTPNVLFVNADEDTELVYQLTKALFEHVDELGQIHPAGKTISPEYVLKATLIPLHPGAIKYYEEIGLTVPDHLKPAK from the coding sequence ATGAAGCTCACGCGTGGACTCGTTGTACTGGCCCTGTTGCTAGCCGTGGGCCTGGCCTTCGGTCAGGTCAAGCGCATCTCGCTCGCCACCGGCGGTACCGGTGGCGTTTACTACCCCCTGGGCGGCGGCATCGCCCAGATCTGGACCGACTACGTCCAGGGCGTCGAGGCCAGCGCCGAGGTGACCGGCGCCTCGGTCGAGAACGTTCGCCTGGTGGCGGGCGGAGAGGCCCAGGCGGCGCTGGGCACCAGCGGCGTGGTCGTGCAGGCCTACAAGGGGGAGGGCAAGTTCAAGGGCAAGCCCCAGCCCATCCTCGCCATCGGGGCCATGTACCCCAACGCCTGGCAGTTCGTGACCGTGGCCGAGACCGGCATCAAGAAGATCGCCGACATCAAGGGCAAGCGCGTCTCCACCGGCGCCCCCGGTTCGGGCACGGCGGTGATGACCCGGGCCATCCTCGAGACCCTCGGCTTCAAGCCCGGTAAGGACTTCAAGGAGTTCCGCCTCTCCTTCGCCGAGCAGGTTTCGGCCCTCAAGGACGGCACCATCGACGTCGGCTCCTGGTCCGTGGGCCTCGGCCCCGGTTCGCTGGTCGACCTCGCGACCACCCGCCAGATGGTCCTCATCTGCATGACCCCCGAGGAGCAGGCCAAGGTCTCGGCGGAGAACCCCTACTACAAGCCGTTCACCATCCCCGCCGGCACCTACAAGGGCGTCGACTACGACTGCCTGACCGTGGGCACCCCCAACGTCCTCTTCGTGAACGCCGACGAGGACACCGAGCTCGTCTACCAGCTCACCAAGGCGCTCTTCGAGCACGTAGACGAACTGGGCCAGATCCACCCCGCGGGCAAGACGATCAGCCCCGAGTACGTGCTGAAGGCCACCCTGATCCCGCTGCACCCCGGCGCGATCAAGTACTACGAGGAAATCGGCCTGACCGTGCCCGACCACCTGAAGCCCGCCAAGTAA
- a CDS encoding DUF1850 domain-containing protein, with protein sequence MNRAPAALAALGALLLFLWLAWPVTVLQVGIEGVGPLFFPVREGTVVELSWVHSVSAIPVREVFRVAGGELWLEETHNPWFAAGLGEIAGRGRTVAEADHGVAIVDIHERAEGMALRIGSPEIHHTVAVAGARCDLSRLAPHKRAVFEVLTLPRVYTLRGVRCE encoded by the coding sequence ATGAACAGGGCCCCCGCTGCGCTCGCCGCCTTGGGGGCCCTGCTGTTGTTCCTCTGGTTGGCCTGGCCGGTCACGGTGCTGCAGGTGGGCATCGAAGGGGTCGGGCCGCTCTTCTTCCCGGTACGGGAGGGGACCGTGGTGGAGCTGAGCTGGGTGCACTCGGTGTCGGCCATCCCCGTGCGCGAGGTCTTCCGGGTGGCGGGCGGCGAGCTCTGGCTCGAGGAGACCCACAACCCCTGGTTCGCCGCGGGGCTGGGCGAGATCGCGGGCCGCGGCCGCACCGTGGCCGAGGCCGACCACGGCGTGGCCATCGTCGACATCCACGAGCGCGCCGAGGGCATGGCCCTGCGCATCGGCAGCCCCGAGATCCACCACACGGTGGCGGTCGCCGGCGCGCGCTGCGACCTCTCCCGCCTGGCCCCGCACAAGCGGGCGGTCTTCGAGGTGCTGACCCTGCCCCGGGTCTACACGTTGCGAGGAGTACGCTGTGAGTGA
- a CDS encoding TRAP transporter permease gives MSEPENRKNVLGALLAVVALLLVAFQIYTAGYAPMTAIFQRSIHLTFILVLLFLSTPVSRRWPPALRWLVDGVLVAASLAIGGYLYFNYDAIIDRFGWWEPSDVYLGIVAIVLVLEATRRAIGWPMTIIAALFIAYAYYGPHMPGVLAHKGYGTERLVGQLYLTTEGIFGVPLGVAATFVFIFILFGSLLEATGAGKFFIDLAYALAGKSRGGPAKASVVASAFMGSLSGSAIANVVTTGAFTIPLMKKLGYKPEEAAGVEAAASTGGQIMPPIMGAGAFLIAEYTQTPYLTVVKLSIVPAILYFLTVYLFVDLIAAKRGMRGLPASELPPVRKVLIEGWHYLIPLFILVYYLFKGVSAMKVGFIGVLAIVLASNLRPRPGSPGGRLVHLALHLAAMGYLLYIGFQPSHGFALWQFYLVVGMVFASSLSPYSPLNLPRLLEGLIAGATAAIPVSVATAAAGIVVGVVGLTGVGLKFSHLVVSASGGHLLLALLLVAVASLVLGMGLPVTASYIVLVVLAGPALQDLGVALIIAHLIVFWYSQDSNVTPPVALAAYAASGLAGTDAMRAGVQAWKFAKGLYLIPLLMVYAPGIMFVGSPGEIAFDLLRGLLGLWAFAAALEGYLFREARFYERLLLGAAGVGLFWPIFEVNLAGFALLALAVGLGRRKV, from the coding sequence GTGAGTGAACCTGAAAACCGCAAGAACGTGCTGGGCGCCCTCTTGGCGGTGGTCGCGCTGCTGCTCGTCGCCTTTCAGATCTACACGGCGGGCTACGCGCCCATGACCGCGATCTTCCAGCGCTCGATCCACCTGACCTTCATCCTGGTGCTGCTCTTCCTCTCCACGCCGGTGAGCCGCCGCTGGCCTCCGGCGCTGCGCTGGCTGGTGGACGGCGTGCTCGTCGCGGCCAGCCTGGCGATCGGCGGCTACCTCTACTTCAACTACGACGCGATCATCGACCGCTTCGGCTGGTGGGAGCCGAGCGACGTCTACCTGGGCATCGTGGCCATCGTGCTGGTCCTCGAGGCCACCCGCCGCGCCATCGGCTGGCCCATGACGATCATCGCCGCCCTCTTCATCGCCTACGCCTACTACGGTCCGCACATGCCCGGCGTGCTCGCGCACAAGGGCTACGGCACCGAGCGCCTGGTGGGGCAGCTCTACCTGACGACCGAAGGGATCTTCGGCGTGCCCCTGGGGGTGGCCGCGACCTTCGTCTTCATCTTCATCCTCTTCGGTTCGCTGCTCGAGGCGACCGGCGCGGGCAAGTTCTTCATCGACCTGGCCTACGCCCTCGCCGGCAAGAGCCGCGGGGGCCCGGCGAAGGCGAGCGTGGTGGCCAGCGCCTTCATGGGCTCCCTCTCGGGTTCGGCGATCGCCAACGTGGTCACCACCGGCGCCTTCACGATCCCGCTCATGAAGAAGCTGGGCTACAAGCCCGAGGAAGCCGCGGGCGTGGAGGCGGCGGCCAGCACCGGTGGGCAGATTATGCCGCCGATCATGGGGGCGGGGGCCTTCCTGATCGCCGAGTACACCCAGACGCCCTACCTGACCGTCGTCAAGCTCTCGATCGTCCCCGCGATCCTCTACTTCCTCACCGTCTACCTCTTCGTGGACCTGATCGCGGCCAAGCGCGGCATGCGCGGCCTGCCGGCCAGCGAGCTGCCCCCGGTGCGCAAGGTGTTGATTGAGGGGTGGCACTACCTGATCCCGCTCTTCATCCTCGTCTACTACCTCTTCAAGGGCGTGAGCGCGATGAAGGTGGGTTTCATTGGTGTGCTGGCCATCGTCCTGGCCAGCAACCTGCGGCCGCGGCCGGGCAGCCCCGGGGGCCGGCTCGTGCACCTGGCGCTGCACCTCGCGGCCATGGGCTACCTGCTCTACATCGGCTTTCAGCCGAGCCACGGCTTCGCGCTCTGGCAGTTCTACCTGGTGGTGGGGATGGTCTTCGCGAGCAGCCTCAGCCCCTACAGCCCGCTCAACCTGCCCCGCTTGCTCGAAGGCCTGATCGCCGGAGCCACCGCGGCCATCCCGGTCTCCGTGGCCACGGCCGCTGCGGGGATCGTCGTCGGGGTGGTGGGCCTGACCGGGGTGGGCCTCAAGTTCAGCCACCTCGTCGTTTCGGCTTCGGGCGGCCACCTGCTGCTGGCGCTCCTCCTGGTGGCGGTCGCCAGCCTGGTGCTGGGGATGGGGCTGCCGGTCACGGCCTCCTACATCGTGCTCGTCGTGCTCGCCGGACCGGCGCTGCAGGACCTGGGGGTGGCGCTGATCATCGCACACCTGATCGTCTTCTGGTACAGCCAGGACTCCAACGTCACCCCGCCGGTGGCGCTCGCGGCCTACGCCGCCTCGGGCCTCGCGGGCACCGACGCCATGCGCGCGGGGGTGCAGGCGTGGAAGTTCGCCAAGGGCCTCTACCTGATTCCGCTGCTCATGGTCTACGCCCCCGGCATCATGTTCGTGGGTTCGCCCGGGGAGATCGCCTTCGACCTGTTGCGCGGCCTGCTGGGGCTTTGGGCTTTCGCGGCGGCTTTGGAGGGGTACCTGTTCCGCGAGGCACGGTTCTACGAGCGCCTGCTCCTGGGCGCCGCGGGCGTGGGCCTGTTCTGGCCGATCTTCGAGGTCAACCTGGCCGGATTCGCGTTGCTGGCCCTGGCGGTGGGGCTGGGGCGGCGGAAGGTCTGA
- a CDS encoding M12 family metallopeptidase, producing the protein MTRTRWLFLLALLAAGCSAPQPGSGGGPEPNVTEQYKPNVPGEVRTFTLPDGSRFTATVKDGLVIWQGDMILGPLDAFEASLARGASPLANSCDYRDDECDRWPGRIVYYEITSSSTSFRDKVLRALDHIEAKTNLSFRERDSGERIVYNRVEGSCSAEIGNNQAWYSAVPDVDCDDRGFGWGSFVHETLHALGFAHEQGRDDRNDFVRINWDRIEDDKKHNFEKSDGANFWIFNFFPIGPYDYDSIMHYPCRAFAKPGAGRTIEPLDPAVGCDRLGQRSGLSDGDVLGILTIYRPELSITAPTTPVPRDQRLYVSAFGRDDQETRAVLPYLTFTLDGTPMDRDPASTTATSSLLGLTAGPHTVTASVVISGEVVTASSTTVTLSNVPPTVAITQPVSTGPYCRNETVTLRALASDADTAPYFESGNVNDRIDWIYDPDPTDILAGIQFAPNTATATYTLTDTGTVRFIARVDDADGTQATDSIDLTVEACTNTPPQVAITSPSGDLNVWTNGSDENGRYYQIALAGTASDAEDGPLTGQWYTNRGDVQPGAPASGDQLLGAGNNLTVKLYAEGGKAVTTHVISFVVTDSDGNTRIATVQITVNQLI; encoded by the coding sequence ATGACGAGGACACGCTGGCTGTTTTTGTTGGCCCTGTTGGCGGCGGGCTGTTCCGCGCCGCAACCCGGCTCGGGCGGCGGCCCTGAACCCAACGTGACGGAACAGTACAAACCCAACGTCCCCGGAGAGGTGCGAACGTTCACGCTTCCCGACGGGAGCCGGTTCACCGCCACCGTGAAGGACGGACTGGTGATCTGGCAGGGCGACATGATCCTTGGCCCGTTGGACGCCTTCGAAGCAAGCCTGGCCCGAGGGGCCTCCCCCCTGGCCAACAGCTGCGACTACCGGGACGACGAATGCGACCGCTGGCCCGGGCGCATCGTTTATTACGAGATCACGAGCAGCAGCACCTCTTTCCGCGACAAAGTCCTCAGGGCTCTGGACCACATCGAGGCCAAGACCAACCTCTCCTTTAGGGAGCGCGATTCGGGCGAGCGCATCGTCTACAACCGCGTCGAGGGCTCCTGCTCCGCCGAGATCGGAAACAACCAGGCGTGGTATTCGGCTGTGCCCGACGTAGACTGCGACGACAGGGGGTTCGGTTGGGGCAGCTTCGTCCACGAAACCCTCCATGCGCTGGGGTTTGCCCACGAACAGGGGCGAGACGATCGTAACGACTTCGTGCGAATCAACTGGGACCGGATCGAAGACGACAAGAAGCACAACTTCGAAAAATCCGACGGCGCGAACTTCTGGATCTTCAACTTCTTCCCCATCGGACCCTACGACTACGATTCCATCATGCACTACCCCTGCCGGGCCTTCGCCAAGCCTGGAGCGGGGCGGACGATCGAACCGCTCGATCCCGCCGTCGGTTGCGACCGGCTGGGTCAGCGCAGCGGGCTGAGCGACGGGGACGTTCTCGGCATCCTCACGATCTACCGTCCCGAACTGTCGATCACCGCCCCGACCACCCCGGTTCCCCGCGATCAACGGCTCTACGTCAGCGCTTTCGGCCGCGACGACCAGGAAACCCGCGCCGTCCTCCCTTACCTGACGTTCACCCTGGACGGAACCCCCATGGACCGGGACCCCGCCTCGACCACAGCCACGTCAAGCCTGCTCGGTCTGACGGCGGGACCGCACACCGTCACCGCAAGCGTCGTGATATCGGGCGAGGTGGTAACGGCGAGCTCGACCACCGTGACCCTGAGCAACGTCCCGCCGACGGTGGCCATCACCCAGCCCGTCAGCACCGGGCCCTACTGCCGGAACGAGACCGTAACGCTGCGGGCCCTGGCGAGCGACGCCGACACCGCCCCCTACTTCGAGTCGGGCAACGTGAACGACCGCATCGACTGGATCTACGACCCCGACCCCACCGACATCCTGGCGGGAATCCAGTTCGCCCCCAACACCGCGACCGCCACGTACACGCTCACGGATACCGGCACGGTGCGCTTCATCGCCCGGGTGGACGACGCCGACGGAACCCAAGCCACGGACAGCATCGACCTGACCGTAGAGGCCTGCACAAACACGCCGCCCCAAGTGGCGATCACCAGCCCCAGCGGCGACCTCAACGTCTGGACGAACGGCAGCGACGAAAACGGACGGTACTACCAGATCGCGCTCGCAGGAACGGCGAGCGACGCCGAAGACGGCCCCCTGACCGGCCAGTGGTACACCAATCGCGGCGACGTCCAGCCGGGCGCGCCCGCGAGCGGAGACCAGCTTCTGGGTGCGGGAAACAACCTGACCGTAAAGCTCTACGCCGAAGGGGGCAAGGCGGTCACCACCCACGTGATCAGCTTCGTCGTGACCGACTCCGACGGCAACACCCGCATCGCCACGGTCCAGATCACCGTCAATCAGCTCATCTGA
- a CDS encoding MFS transporter: protein MSALELLRDPHYRNYWISLFVSQLGTWMQSAAQAWLVIELTGSAERLGLVVALQFAPSLLFSLPAGVLADRWPRRTLLRITQGSMAALALAMAALLFAGQITYGWVLVFATLYGLANVFDLPTRQAFTVELASRERYPGAIALNSFSFNVARLAGPAIAGLLIARLGMGWAFLINGLSFFPMLVFLSVVPVGLAAAGARGNPLAQLAAGLAYVRRTPEVLSAIVLIFWVGTFAINFQTLVPAYARLVLGLGAEGYGGIMSAMGAGALVGAVGQALARGFNPRRIDYGVGVLVAAHLLLFLPLGPWVVAAVMGLAGLGMVLTLVGTNTLIQTAVPDDLRGRVISIYMLALLGSGPPGSYLTGWLMDVLGGRAAAGALGLLAFAGWAGVRTWAARRARASW, encoded by the coding sequence GTGTCGGCGCTCGAGCTGCTTCGCGACCCCCACTACCGCAACTACTGGATCAGCCTCTTCGTCAGCCAACTGGGCACCTGGATGCAGTCGGCCGCCCAGGCCTGGCTGGTGATCGAACTCACGGGCTCGGCCGAACGGCTGGGCCTGGTCGTGGCCTTGCAGTTCGCCCCCTCGTTGCTCTTCAGCCTGCCCGCGGGCGTGCTGGCCGACCGCTGGCCGCGCCGCACCCTGCTGCGCATCACCCAGGGCAGCATGGCCGCGCTGGCGCTGGCGATGGCGGCGCTGCTCTTCGCGGGCCAGATCACCTACGGCTGGGTGCTCGTCTTCGCCACCCTCTACGGGCTGGCCAACGTCTTCGACCTGCCTACGCGCCAGGCCTTCACGGTGGAGCTGGCGAGCCGCGAGCGCTACCCCGGTGCGATCGCCCTCAACTCCTTCAGCTTCAACGTCGCGCGCCTGGCGGGCCCCGCGATCGCCGGCCTGCTGATCGCGCGGCTGGGGATGGGCTGGGCGTTCTTGATCAACGGGCTGTCCTTCTTTCCCATGCTCGTCTTCCTCAGCGTGGTGCCGGTGGGGCTGGCCGCCGCCGGCGCACGGGGCAACCCGCTGGCTCAGCTGGCCGCGGGCCTCGCCTACGTGCGCCGCACCCCCGAGGTGCTCTCGGCGATCGTGCTGATCTTCTGGGTGGGCACCTTCGCCATCAACTTCCAGACCCTGGTGCCCGCCTACGCGCGGTTGGTGCTGGGCCTGGGCGCCGAGGGCTACGGCGGCATCATGAGCGCCATGGGCGCGGGCGCCCTCGTGGGCGCGGTGGGCCAGGCGCTGGCGCGCGGCTTCAACCCCCGGCGCATCGACTACGGGGTGGGCGTGCTGGTGGCCGCCCACCTGCTGCTCTTCCTGCCCCTCGGTCCCTGGGTGGTGGCCGCGGTGATGGGGCTCGCGGGGTTGGGGATGGTGCTCACCCTCGTGGGCACGAACACCCTGATCCAGACCGCGGTGCCCGACGACCTGCGGGGGAGGGTGATCTCGATCTACATGCTGGCGCTGCTCGGTTCCGGGCCCCCGGGTTCGTACCTCACGGGCTGGCTCATGGACGTGCTGGGCGGCCGCGCCGCCGCGGGGGCGCTGGGCCTGCTGGCCTTCGCCGGCTGGGCCGGGGTGCGCACGTGGGCGGCGCGCCGGGCCCGCGCTTCGTGGTAG
- a CDS encoding cyclase family protein, with the protein MPRFIDLSAAIANSPEGTPEFFRTEIQYADHTAGAGQIQALFGVPPELLRDGEGWAVETITRLGTHDATHVDAPYHYNSRIAGEPAATVDRLPLEWFFADGVVLDMTGRERGQAVEVADLEAELERIGYTLKPLDIVLVRTGMDAFYGHPDYFLMGPGVSPEATRWLFDRGVRVMGIDAWSWDAPLDLQAEAALREKRPGVFWAAHQADLPYAQIERLVNLDALPPFGFKVAAFPLKIERASAGPARVVAILD; encoded by the coding sequence ATGCCACGATTCATCGACTTGTCCGCGGCGATCGCGAACAGCCCCGAAGGTACCCCCGAGTTCTTCCGGACCGAGATCCAGTACGCGGACCACACCGCCGGCGCCGGGCAGATCCAGGCCCTCTTCGGGGTGCCGCCCGAGCTGCTGCGCGACGGCGAGGGGTGGGCCGTCGAGACGATCACCCGGCTTGGCACCCACGACGCCACCCACGTGGACGCGCCCTACCACTACAACAGCCGCATCGCCGGCGAGCCCGCGGCCACGGTGGACCGGTTGCCGCTCGAGTGGTTCTTCGCGGACGGCGTGGTGCTCGACATGACGGGCCGCGAGCGCGGACAGGCGGTCGAGGTGGCCGACCTCGAGGCCGAGCTTGAGCGCATCGGCTACACCCTCAAGCCGCTCGACATCGTACTCGTGCGCACCGGCATGGACGCCTTCTACGGCCACCCCGACTACTTCCTGATGGGCCCCGGCGTCAGCCCCGAGGCCACCCGCTGGCTCTTCGACCGGGGCGTGCGGGTGATGGGCATCGACGCCTGGAGCTGGGACGCGCCTTTGGACCTGCAGGCGGAGGCGGCGCTTCGGGAAAAACGCCCCGGCGTCTTCTGGGCGGCGCACCAGGCCGACCTGCCCTACGCCCAGATCGAGCGGCTGGTCAACCTGGACGCGCTGCCCCCCTTCGGTTTCAAGGTCGCCGCCTTCCCGCTCAAGATCGAGCGCGCCAGCGCCGGACCGGCGCGGGTCGTGGCCATCCTCGACTAG
- the wecB gene encoding non-hydrolyzing UDP-N-acetylglucosamine 2-epimerase encodes MKTVTLAFGTRPEAIKMAPVHRALVARGDLRVRVLLTGQHRQQLEQALAVFEVPADRDLEAMTERQRLPDLFGRIVPAAARALVELESDYVLVHGDTLTTFAVAWAAFLEGVPVGHVEAGLRSGRLDEPFPEEANRRLTDVLADLALAPTPGAAENLRAEGFDAARVVVTGQTGIDAVRFAAGRGRPPRGLPPGPYVTVTLHRRENWPLLAELAAALARAARAHPEFTFVYPVHKNPVVREAVRPVLAGLPNFVLLEPLEFSEMAALLAASALIVTDSGGLQEEGAALGVPVVVARNVTERPEGVAAGILRLAGNEPEGFERTVRALLEDADLRARMAAAPNPYGDGRASGRVAAAVAWRLGLGPRPDDWAPSPGAGPDAG; translated from the coding sequence GTGAAGACCGTCACCCTGGCCTTCGGTACCCGGCCCGAAGCCATCAAGATGGCCCCCGTGCACCGCGCCCTCGTCGCCCGCGGCGACCTGCGGGTGCGGGTGCTGCTCACCGGCCAGCACCGCCAGCAACTGGAGCAGGCGCTCGCCGTCTTCGAGGTGCCGGCCGACCGCGACCTCGAGGCGATGACCGAGCGCCAGCGGCTGCCCGACCTCTTCGGACGCATCGTTCCCGCGGCGGCGCGGGCGCTCGTGGAGCTGGAGAGCGACTACGTCCTCGTCCACGGCGACACCCTCACCACCTTCGCGGTCGCCTGGGCCGCGTTCCTGGAGGGCGTGCCCGTGGGCCACGTCGAGGCGGGGCTGCGCAGCGGGCGGCTGGACGAACCCTTCCCCGAGGAGGCCAACCGCCGCCTCACCGACGTCCTCGCCGACCTCGCCCTCGCCCCCACCCCGGGGGCCGCGGAGAACCTGCGCGCCGAGGGCTTCGACGCCGCGCGCGTCGTCGTCACCGGCCAGACGGGCATCGACGCGGTGCGCTTCGCCGCCGGCCGCGGCCGCCCGCCCCGGGGGCTGCCCCCCGGTCCCTATGTGACCGTGACGCTGCACCGGCGCGAGAACTGGCCCCTGCTCGCCGAGCTGGCCGCGGCGCTGGCGCGGGCCGCGCGGGCGCACCCGGAGTTCACCTTCGTCTACCCGGTGCACAAGAATCCGGTGGTGCGCGAGGCGGTGCGGCCGGTGCTCGCGGGCCTGCCCAACTTCGTGCTGCTCGAGCCCCTGGAGTTCTCGGAGATGGCCGCGCTGCTGGCCGCGAGCGCGCTGATCGTCACCGACTCGGGCGGCCTCCAGGAAGAGGGGGCGGCCCTGGGCGTGCCCGTGGTGGTGGCGCGCAACGTCACCGAGCGCCCCGAGGGGGTGGCCGCGGGCATCCTGCGGCTCGCCGGGAACGAACCGGAAGGCTTCGAGCGTACGGTGCGTGCATTGCTGGAGGACGCCGACCTGCGCGCCCGCATGGCCGCCGCCCCCAACCCCTACGGCGACGGCCGCGCGAGCGGCCGCGTGGCCGCGGCGGTGGCCTGGCGCCTGGGGCTGGGGCCGCGGCCCGACGACTGGGCGCCTAGCCCGGGGGCCGGCCCAGACGCTGGGTGA
- a CDS encoding MraY family glycosyltransferase: MPELLLRYLNALGIADPLGRGWWTVVLTFLVAAAVTWRSVPGLVRFALRVGWADLPGERRLNTAPLPNVGGLAVFGGVVLALIFALLLRPTVLDDVLLKLLVILFGGSLMVLLGFIDDQYELPALFRLAVQVAVALLLYAGGVRIDATFGSPVDPAFSLGLTVLWIVGITNAVNLLDGVDGLAGGVSLITAVFLLAASAQFEARAAATLLLAAVAGAVLGFLRHNLHPSRIILGDAGAYFLGYVLAATAILGNLKISTVWALVPTALFLAIPILDTTQVVLRRLAVRKNPLAHPGKDHLHHWLLARGLDQHRVAVVLWGLTLASGTAAMRAQGMSWTVTLTSAAGAALLLAFASWRRRRAARRGS, from the coding sequence ATGCCCGAACTCCTCCTCCGCTACCTGAACGCCCTGGGGATCGCCGATCCCCTGGGCCGCGGCTGGTGGACCGTCGTGCTCACCTTCCTGGTCGCGGCGGCGGTCACCTGGCGCAGCGTGCCGGGGCTGGTGCGCTTCGCGCTCAGGGTCGGCTGGGCCGATCTGCCGGGCGAGCGCCGCCTCAACACCGCGCCGCTGCCGAACGTGGGCGGGCTGGCGGTCTTCGGCGGCGTGGTGCTCGCGCTCATCTTCGCGCTGCTGCTGCGCCCCACCGTGCTCGACGACGTGCTGCTCAAGCTGCTCGTCATCCTCTTCGGCGGCTCGCTGATGGTCCTCCTTGGCTTCATCGACGACCAGTACGAGCTGCCCGCCCTCTTCCGCCTCGCCGTGCAGGTCGCCGTGGCGCTGCTGCTCTACGCCGGAGGCGTGCGCATCGACGCCACCTTCGGCTCGCCCGTCGACCCCGCCTTCTCGCTGGGCCTGACCGTACTCTGGATCGTGGGCATCACCAACGCCGTCAACCTGCTCGACGGGGTGGACGGCCTCGCCGGCGGGGTGAGCCTGATCACCGCGGTCTTCCTGCTCGCCGCCAGCGCCCAGTTCGAGGCCCGCGCCGCGGCCACGTTGCTGCTCGCCGCGGTGGCGGGGGCGGTGCTGGGCTTTTTGCGCCACAACCTCCATCCCAGCCGCATCATCCTCGGCGACGCCGGCGCCTACTTCCTGGGCTACGTGCTCGCCGCCACCGCGATCCTGGGCAACCTCAAGATCAGCACCGTCTGGGCCCTGGTGCCCACGGCGCTCTTCCTGGCCATCCCCATCCTCGACACCACCCAGGTGGTGCTGCGGCGGCTGGCGGTGCGCAAGAACCCGCTGGCCCACCCCGGCAAGGACCACCTGCACCACTGGCTGCTCGCGCGCGGCCTCGACCAGCACCGCGTCGCCGTGGTGCTCTGGGGGCTGACGCTGGCGAGCGGCACCGCGGCCATGCGCGCCCAGGGGATGAGCTGGACCGTCACGCTCACCAGCGCCGCGGGCGCGGCCCTGCTGCTCGCCTTCGCCAGCTGGCGCCGCCGCCGCGCGGCCCGGAGGGGTTCGTGA
- the upp gene encoding uracil phosphoribosyltransferase has translation MKVTTVDHPLVQHKLALIRDKNTGSKDFRELMAEVSMLMAYEATRDLELEETVVETPVAPARVKVLAGKKLALVAILRAGLVMVDGILRLIPAARVGHIGLYRDPETLEPTQYYAKLPLDIAERRIFLTDPMLATGGSAVRALDVLKEKGATHIKLMSIIAAPEGIERVMKAHPDVDICVAAVDERLNEKGYIVPGLGDAGDRIYGTK, from the coding sequence ATGAAGGTAACCACGGTCGACCACCCCCTGGTGCAGCACAAGCTGGCCCTCATCCGCGACAAGAACACCGGCAGCAAGGACTTCCGCGAACTCATGGCGGAGGTCAGCATGCTCATGGCCTACGAGGCCACCCGCGACCTCGAACTCGAGGAGACCGTCGTGGAAACGCCCGTGGCCCCGGCCCGGGTCAAGGTGCTTGCGGGCAAGAAGCTGGCGCTGGTGGCCATCCTGCGCGCGGGGCTGGTGATGGTGGACGGCATCCTGCGCCTCATCCCTGCGGCGCGCGTGGGCCACATCGGCCTCTACCGCGACCCGGAGACGCTCGAGCCCACCCAGTACTACGCCAAGCTGCCGCTCGACATCGCCGAGCGCCGCATCTTCCTCACCGACCCCATGCTCGCCACCGGCGGCTCAGCGGTCCGTGCCCTCGACGTCCTCAAGGAGAAGGGGGCGACCCACATCAAGCTGATGAGCATCATCGCCGCCCCCGAGGGCATCGAGCGGGTCATGAAGGCCCACCCCGACGTGGACATCTGCGTGGCCGCGGTGGACGAGCGCCTCAACGAAAAGGGCTACATCGTCCCCGGTCTGGGCGACGCCGGCGACCGGATTTATGGAACGAAGTGA